The Glycine soja cultivar W05 chromosome 3, ASM419377v2, whole genome shotgun sequence genome window below encodes:
- the LOC114406564 gene encoding CCR4-NOT transcription complex subunit 1-like produces MTLVLRNSSPTTMANFSSNQIRFLLSSLNEVNFDSVFRQLSQFTEFGTAGCILLLQTCLDHYDYVRRDMEDTQHEPILGAVIKHLLGKLNFSTVFSESMRNIEINESFLESFCNRLQLSLLEKIVIGLALSDSENPDARLCGKIFSIARIEELCANPSSLSYHEQIHNIIMFLKQSEGLSKHVDSFMQILSLVQFKDTPPFFLTRLLPDEMNEADFLRLNMELLHDSGENDFDAILADIQKEINIGDIVKELGYGCTVDVSGCKEILSLFLPLTDNALSKLLGAIAYSNTGLEDNQNTYLTFRAAHGYNVSELPLLNSWNIDVLIDTVKQLAPQTNWIRVIENLDHEGFFLPCEEAFFFLMSVYKHACKEPFPLHAICGSVWKNTEGQLSFLKYAVSALPEMFTFARSGRQLAYVDAVNYHKHQNEHANNAWLCLDLLDVLCLLAEKGHTSIVRSILDYPLKHCPEVLLLGMAHINTAYNLLQREVSLIVFPMIVKSPAGSGIILQLWHVNPNLVLRGLMDSQNNDADSIIRIVDICQELKVVLL; encoded by the exons ATGACTCTTGTTCTTCGTAATTCCTCGCCCACCACCATGGCCAACTTCTCCTCCAACCAGATTCGCTTTCTCCTCAGTTCTTTGAACGAAGTCAACTTTGACTCCGTTTTCCGCCAACTCTCTCAG TTCACAGAATTTGGAACCGCTGGATGCATTTTGCTGCTTCAAACTTGCTTGGATCACTATGACTATGTCAGAAGAGATATGGAAGACACGCAGCATGAGCCAATTCTTGGGGCAGTCATTAAGCACCTCTTGGGCAAACTAAACTTCAGTACAGTGTTTTCTGAGTCAATGAGGAATATAGAAATTAATGAAAGCTTTTTAGAAAGTTTTTGTAACAGATTGCAGTTATCTTTATTGGAAAAAATTGTCATCGGTCTTGCTTTATCTGATTCTGAGAATCCTGATGCCAGGCTGTGTG GCAAAATTTTCTCCATAGCTCGGATTGAGGAATTGTGTGCCAACCCTAGTTCTTTGAGTTACCATGAGCAAATTCACAATATTATCATGTTCCTAAAGCAGTCTGAGGGTCTTTCCAAGCATGTGGATTCCTTTATGCAGATATTGTCACTTGTCCAATTCAAAGATACACCACCTTTTTTCTTGACTCGATTGCTTCCTGATGAGATGAACGAGGCTGATTTTTTAAGGTT GAATATGGAGTTGTTACATGACAGTGGAGAAAATGATTTTGATGCTATTTTAGCAGACATACAGAAGGAAATTAACATAGGAGATATCGTGAAGGAACTAGGCTATGGTTGCACGGTTGATGTCTCAGGGTGCAAGGAGATACTCTCGCTCTTCTTACCTTTAACTGATAATGCGCTATCTAAATTGCTTGGCGCTATTGCTTATAGTAATACTGGGCTGGAGGACAACCAGAACACATACTTAACATTTCGTGCAGCCCATGGATACAATGTGTCTGAGTTGCCGCTTCTGAACTCTTGGAATATTGATGTCTTGATAGATACAGTGAAGCAACTA GCACCACAAACCAATTGGATACGCGTTATAGAAAATCTTGACCATGAAGGGTTTTTCCTTCCTTGTGAAGAAGCATTCTTTTTTCTCATGTCAGTATACAAACATGCCTGTAAG GAACCTTTTCCTCTCCATGCCATATGTGGATCTGTTTGGAAGAACACTGAGGGTCAACTGTCTTTCCTTAAATATGCTGTATCAGCACTACCAGAAATGTTTACCTTTGCACGCTCAGGAAGACAGCTG GCATATGTTGATGCAGTTAATTACCACAAGCATCAAAATGAACATGCAAATAATGCATGGCTGTGTCTTGACCTTTTAGATGTCCTCTGCCTGCTAGCTGAGAAGGGTCACACCAGCATTGTTCGATCCATCCTTGATTATCCCCTTAAACACTGTCCTGAAGTCTTGCTTCTTGGGATGGCACATATAAAT ACTGCCTACAACCTCTTGCAACGGGAAGTATCTCTGATTGTGTTTCCCATGATAGTAAAAAGTCCTGCAGGCAGTGGGATCATTCTGCAGCTTTGGCATGTTAACCCCAATCTGGTCTTGAGAGGGCTTATGGATTCTCAAAACAATGATGCAGACAGCATTATAAGAATTGTGGACATCTGCCAGGAGCTAAAGGTTGTTCTCTTGTAA
- the LOC114405200 gene encoding CCR4-NOT transcription complex subunit 1-like gives MDLISCYRFLMILYIFLQNSFQAPGSEVQDKISLMINNTFAANIDSKAKEFTEILKEQYYPWFAQYMVMKRASIEPNFHDLYLKFLDKVNSKALNKEIIQATYENCKVLLGSELIKSSSEERSLLKNLGSWLGKLTIGRNQVLKAREIDPKSLIIEAYEKGLMIAVIPFISKVLLKHLGVDMMDVTPTSLLLKDRKREMEGNPDFSNKDVGASSKMIIDLKCGPVPPVNEAELPLVVTNPSNTGAHPHVVSQYAGPLHISSGALMEDEKFTPLGLSDQLSSAQVLLQATPASAPISISRLPIQIPDIGTRAIINEKLGGFGLQMYFNSVVPIAMDRAIKEIASSSFVQRTVIMATKTTMELVLKDYAMESDQTRILKAAHLMVTSLAGSWAHVTCKEPLWVSIYSQLRNSLQNLNITNEILEQAMQLVTNDNIDLGFAVIEQVAADKAKNTIDTEITQQLFLRRKHREGFSSTFFYANKEEFKGVDSVEPDPSGFCKQVAVLFKEWYRICEFPGANDTASAHFILQLHQNGLLKGDDVTDHFFRQLMELAIAHCLSTEVINLGSLQSQPPTMSFLAIDIYAKLVFSILKGSNELVLLSKIMAVTVRFIIKDAEEKNALFNPRPVFRLFINWLLDLGLLEPVTDGANLQILTVFANAFHALQPLKVPAFSFAWLELISHRSFMPKMLTGNGQKGWPYIQRLLVDLFQFMEPFLRHAELGEPVRVLYKGTLRVLLVLLHDFPEFLCDYHFTFCDVIPSSCIQMRNIILSACPRSMRLPDPSTPKLKIDLLQEINQSPSILSEVDAALKAKQIKTHVDEYLKTRQPSWSFLSELKYKLLLSPNEAASAGTRYNRPLINSLVLYVGMQAIHQLQERTPHTQTSANAVPVVALFSVDTALDIFKTLIVDLDSEGRYLFLNAIANQLRYPNTNTHYFSLLLLHLFEDSNLEVIQEQITRVLLERLFVERPHPWGILITFLELYRNPRYNFRNRSFITPEIEKLFESVVSRAGPKPVDES, from the exons ATGGATTTGATCAGTTGTTATAGATTCTtgatgattttatatattttcttacaaaataGTTTTCAA GCTCCAGGGTCAGAGGTTCAGGACAAGATATCACTTATGATTAATAATACTTTTGCGGCTAACATTGATTCTAAAGCAAAAGAGTTCACTGAAATTTTGAAAGAGCAGTATTATCCTTGGTTTGCACAATATATGGTTATGAAAAG AGCAAGCATTGAGCCAAATTTTCATGACTTGTACCTGAAATTCCTGGATAAAGTTAATTCAAAGGCTTTGAACAAAGAGATTATCCAGGCAACTTATGAAAATTGCAAG GTTCTTTTAGGATCAGAGCTCATAAAATCAAGTTCAGAGGAACGCTCTTTGCTTAAAAATTTGGGCAGCTGGCTTGGAAAGTTAACAATTGGCCGGAATCAGGTTTTGAAGGCTCGTGAAATAGACCCAAAATCTTTGATTATAGAG GCATATGAGAAGGGGCTAATGATTGCTGTTATTCCATTTATATCAAAG GTTTTGTTAAAACATCTTGGTGTAGATATGATGGATGTCACACCAACTTCCCTCCTGCTGAaggatagaaaaagagaaatggaAGGAAATCCTGATTTCTCTAATAAAGATGTCGGGGCATCATCAAAAATGATTATTGATCTAAAATGTGGCCCTGTACCTCCAGTAAATGAAGCTGAATTACCACTTGTAGTCACCAATCCATCCAATACGGGGGCTCATCCACATGTAGTGTCTCAG TATGCTGGTCCTCTTCATATTTCCTCGGGAGCATTGATGGAAGATGAAAAGTTTACACCTCTGGGATTGTCTGATCAACTTTCCTCTGCTCAAGTACTGTTACAAGCAACTCCTGCCTCAGCTCCTATTTCTATTAGCCGG CTTCCAATACAGATACCTGATATTGGGACTCGTGCTATTATCAACGAAAAACTTGGTGGTTTTGGGTTGCAAATGTATTTTAATAG tGTGGTACCCATTGCAATGGACAGGGCTATCAAAGAGATAGCATCTAGTAGTTTTGTTCAGAGAACTGTTATCATGGCAACAAAAACAACCATGGAGCTTGTTTTAAAG GATTATGCTATGGAATCTGATCAGACGCGTATATTAAAGGCAGCACACTTGATGGTTACTAGTCTTGCTGGGAGTTGGGCTCATGTTACATGCAAA GAACCATTATGGGTATCAATATATAGTCAACTGAGGAATTCACTTCAAAACTTAAATATTACTAATGAAATTTTGGAACAAGCTATGCAACTTGTCACCAATGATAATATTGATCTGGGATTTGCAGTCATTGAACAGGTTGCTGCTGATAAG GCAAAAAACACCATTGATACAGAGATTACTCAACAACTCTTTTTGAGAAGGAAGCATCGAGAAGGTTTCAgttctacatttttttatgcaaaCAAGGAAGAATTCAAAGGGGTAGATTCTGTTGAACCAGATCCTTCTGGGTTCTGCAAGCAG GTTGCCGTGTTGTTTAAAGAATGGTACAGGATATGTGAATTTCCTGGTGCCAATGATACAGCTTCAGCCCACTTCATCTTACAATTGCATCAGAATGGGCTGCTTAAAGGGGATGATGTTACAGATCACTTTTTCCGACAATTGATG GAACTAGCTATTGCACATTGCTTATCCACTGAGGTGATTAATTTGGGGTCACTGCAATCTCAACCACCGACAATGTCATTTCTTGCAATTGATATTTATGCAAAGCTTGTCTTCTCAATCTTGAAG GGATCAAACGAACTTGTTCTTCTTTCCAAG ATTATGGCAGTTACTGTCCGATTCATTATAAAAGATGCAGAGGAGAAGAATGCCTTGTTTAATCCAAGGCCAGTTTTCAGATTATTCATCAACTGGCTTCTAGATCTTGGTTTGCTAGAGCCTGTTACTGATGGTGCAAATCTCCAG ATTTTGACTGTTTTTGCCAATGCATTTCATGCTTTACAGCCGCTTAAAGTTCCTGCATTCAG TTTTGCATGGCTTGAGTTGATTAGTCACAGGAGCTTCATGCCAAAAATGTTGACTGGTAATGGTCAAAAAGGTTGGCCTTATATCCAAAGGTTGCTTGTAGATCTGTTCCAATTTATGGAGCCTTTTCTGAGGCATGCTGAACTAGGAGAACCG GTTCGTGTCCTCTATAAAGGCACACTTAGGGTGCTCTTAGTGCTACTTCATGACTTCCCGGAGTTTCTCTGTGATTATCACTTTACCTTTTGTGATGTTATTCCTTCAAGTTGCATACAGATGAGGAATATCATTCTAAGTGCATGTCCGCGTAGTATGAGGCTGCCAGACCCATCTACTCCTAAATTGAAG ATTGATTTGCTTCAAGAAATAAACCAATCGCCGAGCATTCTGTCGGAGGTTGATGCAGCACTTAAAGCAAAGCAGATAAAGACCCATGTAGATGAATACCTTAAG ACAAGACAACCGAGTTGGTCATTTTTATCTGAACTGAAGTATAAGCTGCTTCTCTCACCAAATGAAGCAGCCTCTGCTGGGACTCGATACAATCGGCCATTAATTAATTCGCTTGTGCTATATGTAGGAATGCAG GCAATCCATCAGCTTCAGGAACGAACTCCCCATACACAAACATCAGCAAACGCTGTCCCCGTCGTAGCCTTATTTTCAGTTGATACTGCATTGGATATTTTCAAAACACTAATTGTGGACTTGGACTCTGAAGGGCGCTACCTTTTCCTAAATGCTATTGCCAACCAACTGCGTTATCCTAATACCAATACACACTATTTTTCCCTCCTCCTTCTGCACTTGTTTGAAGACTCAAACCTG GAAGTTATCCAAGAACAGATAACTAGAGTCTTGCTAGAACGCCTATTTGTTGAACGTCCTCATCCCTGGGGCATCCTCATTACTTTTTTGGAGTTGTACAGG AACCCTAGGTACAATTTCCGGAACCGGAGTTTCATAACGCCAGAGATTGAAAAACTTTTTGAGTCGGTGGTGTCTCGAGCAGGTCCAAAACCAGTGGATGAGAGCTGA
- the LOC114405201 gene encoding uncharacterized protein LOC114405201, giving the protein MIEEVAQMTEDVPPMTMNVPVVGVEGLVAGDVVAGSIADDVVAGPVADDAEGFSGGLRDTSVLTSFPDDVSHNIWTGDERPNLKLASHGRKVEKIGRRLAQLRTSSYRGGGRLVDGVAQGLGCEARQWIVAARAYLLHLVGCTLFANKSATYVHVVHLRDFQDLGESGRYAWGAAMLYWIYEHFPSVHDCVTDDAYDETSPRACQWLTTKAYIKGLRAPAYQTCLDALMITDMCWMPYGDHRGVRGFELISCFQGQVRWGPIVVTIRPDKEVSTDYVEWFFQISHPFVTPTQAGDEPRHPLAPQHEEYVEPGIPEVPVGANDGYEGCEAIAERLERVLNLRMVTKGTKLHEIVEDCLRIARG; this is encoded by the exons ATGATTGAGGAAGTTGCTCAAATGACTGAGGATGTTCCTCCGATGACTATGAACGTACCTGTAGTTGGTGTAGAGGGCTTAGTTGCTGGTGATGTTGTTGCGGGATCAATTGCTGATGATGTTGTCGCGGGACCAGTTGCTGATGATGCTGAGGGATTCTCTGGTGGGCTACGTGACACATCAGTGCTGACTTCCTTTCCTGATGATGTTTCACACAACATATGGACTGGagat GAACGTCCTAACTTGAAGTTGGCCTCCCACGGTAGGAAGGTAGAGAAAATTGGGAG GCGCCTTGCACAGCTTCGAACCTCTAGTTATAGAGGAGGCGGTCGTCTTGTTGATGGAGTTGCTCAAGGTCTCGG ATGCGAGGCCCGACAGTGGATTGTAGCAGCTCGTGCTTATCTCCTCCACTTGGTTGGTTGCACTCTTttcgctaacaagagtgcaacatatGTCCATGTAGTGCATCTGAGGGATTTTCAAGACCTGGGTGAGAGTGGGAGGTATGCCTGGGGAGCTGCCATGCTG TACTGGATATATGAGCATTTTCCTAGTGTTCATGACTGCGTCACTGACGATGCGTACGATGAGACATCCCCACGTGCCTGCCAGTGGCTTACGACGAAGGCTTATATCAAGGGATTGCGAGCACCGGCGTACCAGACATGTTTGGATGCTTTGATGATCACTGACATGTGTTGGATGCCCTATGGTGACCATCGAGGAGTTAGGGGGTTTGAGCTCATTTCGTGCTTCCAGGGCCAGGTTAGATGGGGTCCTATTGTGGTCACAATTCGACCAGATAAAGAA GTATCAACAGATTACGTGGAGTGGTTCTTCCAGATATCTCATCCGTTCGTCACACCCACACAGGCAGGTGATGAACCCAGACATCCACTTGCCCCACAACATGAGGAATACGTCGAGCCAGGTATCCCGGAGGTTCCAGTGGGAGCAAAC GATGGTTATGAAGGTTGTGAAGCGATCGCAGAAAGGTTGGAGCGTGTACTCAACCTAAGGATGGTCACTAAAGGCACAAAGTTACATGAGATCGTGGAAGATTGCCTCAGGATCGCTAGGGGGTGA